A single region of the Borrelia hermsii DAH genome encodes:
- the htpG gene encoding molecular chaperone HtpG — protein sequence MKKQFDTEVNDLLYLIIHSLYSHKEIFLRELISNASDSIDKLKFLSLTNEKFKDIKLEPKIEISFDEKLIKIKDNGIGMNREDLINHLGTIAKSGTKEFINNLKKDEKKTASLIGQFGVGFYSAFIVSDKVEVVTKKALEDVAYIWSSDGKTGYEIDKAKKDENGTEITLYLNEEGIEYTNKWKIQEIIKKYSNHISYPIFIKYKEPLMKDGKQEGFEDKEEKLNDTTAIWIKNKNEITDEEYNEFYKNLTFDYENPLIHIHTKAEGSIEYINLFYVPSKAPYDLYYPNTKPGVKLFINRIFITDSADSLLPNYLRFIKGIIDCQDLPLNVSREILQQNKILAKIKASSVKKILSELEKLSETDHSKFNEFSKEFGRCLKEGVYSDFDNRNKLISLIRFKSSHIDGLVSLKEYKERMPEGQKSIYYITGGRENILKINPIVNAYKERGYETLIMDDELDEAILNFITEYDGMKLKAINKNETSDELKDENFKHMEEEFKDTLLRVKEILKEHVKDVSLSATLKQEPSAIIIDSSDPTYQMQRIMISMGQEVKETKPILELNPNNKIIQNLKNLDDENLEKISILLLEEAMLTSGLPSKNPSQFINIINEILEQNI from the coding sequence ATGAAAAAACAATTTGATACAGAAGTTAATGATTTACTTTATTTAATCATACATTCTCTTTATTCTCATAAAGAAATATTTTTACGGGAATTAATATCGAATGCCTCTGATTCCATTGATAAACTTAAATTTTTAAGCCTAACAAACGAAAAATTTAAGGATATTAAACTAGAGCCAAAAATAGAAATAAGCTTTGACGAAAAACTCATTAAGATAAAAGATAATGGAATTGGAATGAACAGAGAAGACCTGATTAATCATCTTGGCACAATTGCAAAATCAGGCACTAAAGAATTTATAAACAATTTAAAAAAAGATGAGAAAAAAACCGCAAGCTTAATTGGACAGTTTGGGGTTGGATTTTACAGCGCTTTTATTGTATCAGACAAAGTTGAGGTTGTAACAAAAAAAGCCTTAGAAGATGTTGCCTACATCTGGTCTAGTGATGGCAAAACAGGATATGAAATAGATAAGGCAAAAAAAGATGAAAATGGAACTGAAATAACCCTTTATCTTAACGAAGAAGGAATTGAATATACCAACAAATGGAAAATCCAAGAGATTATCAAAAAATATTCAAATCATATAAGTTATCCTATCTTCATTAAGTACAAGGAACCTTTAATGAAGGATGGAAAGCAGGAGGGATTTGAAGATAAGGAAGAAAAACTAAACGACACAACAGCAATTTGGATAAAAAATAAAAATGAAATAACTGATGAAGAATACAATGAATTTTATAAAAATCTAACCTTTGATTATGAGAATCCATTAATTCATATTCACACAAAAGCTGAAGGAAGTATTGAGTATATAAATCTTTTCTATGTCCCAAGCAAAGCCCCTTATGATCTCTACTACCCAAATACTAAACCTGGTGTAAAATTATTCATAAATAGAATTTTCATTACAGATTCTGCTGATAGCTTACTTCCAAATTACCTAAGATTCATAAAGGGAATAATAGATTGTCAAGACTTACCCCTAAACGTAAGTAGGGAAATTTTACAGCAAAACAAAATATTGGCCAAAATAAAGGCATCTTCTGTAAAGAAAATACTTAGTGAACTTGAAAAGCTAAGTGAGACCGATCACTCCAAGTTCAATGAATTCTCTAAAGAATTTGGAAGATGTTTAAAAGAAGGAGTTTATTCTGACTTTGATAACAGAAACAAGCTCATATCCTTAATTAGATTTAAGTCTTCTCACATCGATGGACTTGTATCCTTAAAAGAATACAAAGAGAGAATGCCTGAAGGACAGAAAAGCATATACTATATAACAGGGGGGAGAGAAAATATACTTAAAATCAATCCGATTGTAAATGCTTATAAAGAAAGAGGATATGAAACTCTTATTATGGATGATGAACTTGATGAGGCTATTTTAAATTTCATCACAGAATACGATGGCATGAAGTTAAAAGCAATAAACAAAAATGAAACAAGTGATGAACTTAAAGACGAAAACTTCAAGCACATGGAAGAAGAATTCAAAGATACATTACTGAGGGTAAAAGAAATACTTAAAGAACATGTTAAAGATGTGTCACTATCAGCAACTCTAAAACAAGAACCATCAGCAATAATAATTGATAGTTCTGACCCCACTTATCAAATGCAAAGAATTATGATATCAATGGGACAAGAGGTCAAAGAAACAAAACCTATTCTTGAACTCAATCCAAACAATAAAATCATTCAAAATTTAAAAAATCTAGATGATGAAAACTTGGAAAAAATAAGCATCCTTCTTCTTGAAGAGGCAATGCTAACATCAGGCTTGCCAAGCAAAAATCCAAGTCAATTTATAAACATCATAAATGAAATATTAGAACAAAACATATAA
- the gnd gene encoding decarboxylating NADP(+)-dependent phosphogluconate dehydrogenase: MDVGIYGLGVMGSNLALNIADSGFNVSVYNRDSDKTEIFLVNNAHKKIHGFKDIETFIGSLKKPRKIILMILSSAVDEVIEQILPLVEKFDIIIDGGNSHYKDTVRREQGLSSKDIYFVGLGISGGEKGARFGPSLMYGGSKKAYGLIEPILNKIAAKTSVGDICSAYVGENGAGHYVKMIHNGIEYADMQLISEAYFFMKRAFNLDNLRISEVFDKWGEGDLSSYLIEITSNILKYKENNEYLLDKILDVANQKGTGKWVSIEALQLNVPANLIFESVFARFLSGLKHERVIASDILKMDVDSAEFDLSDWILDLYYALLVSKILAYVQGFMMLKSASVNYSWDLNLGKISLIWREGCIIKSVFLDKIKLAYDKNPHLINLLFDDYFLDIIRNHQKSLRRIVSKASEIGIPLPAFYASLSFLDSYSTNYLPANLIQAQRDFFGAHSFERIDSKRGEFFHSTWR; the protein is encoded by the coding sequence ATGGATGTTGGTATTTATGGGCTGGGAGTTATGGGTAGCAATTTAGCGTTAAATATTGCTGATAGCGGTTTTAACGTTTCTGTTTATAATAGAGATAGTGATAAGACGGAAATTTTCCTTGTAAATAATGCTCATAAAAAAATTCATGGGTTTAAAGATATTGAGACTTTTATTGGAAGTTTAAAAAAACCTAGAAAGATTATTTTAATGATATTAAGCTCAGCTGTGGATGAAGTCATTGAACAAATTTTACCTTTAGTTGAAAAATTCGATATTATTATTGATGGTGGAAATTCTCATTATAAGGATACTGTAAGGAGAGAGCAGGGATTATCTTCTAAGGATATTTATTTTGTAGGGCTTGGAATTTCAGGTGGTGAAAAGGGAGCAAGATTTGGACCTTCTTTGATGTATGGTGGTAGCAAAAAGGCTTATGGATTAATTGAGCCTATTTTAAATAAGATAGCTGCTAAGACAAGTGTTGGGGATATTTGTTCTGCTTATGTTGGTGAGAATGGAGCTGGTCATTATGTAAAGATGATTCATAATGGGATTGAATATGCAGATATGCAACTCATTAGTGAAGCATATTTTTTTATGAAGAGAGCTTTTAATTTAGATAATTTAAGAATTTCTGAAGTATTTGACAAGTGGGGAGAAGGTGATCTCTCTAGTTATTTGATAGAAATAACATCTAATATTTTAAAATATAAGGAAAATAATGAATATTTACTTGATAAGATTTTAGATGTTGCAAATCAAAAAGGTACTGGTAAGTGGGTATCAATTGAAGCTTTACAATTAAATGTACCAGCAAATTTGATTTTTGAATCTGTATTTGCAAGGTTTTTATCAGGATTAAAACATGAACGAGTAATTGCTAGTGATATCCTTAAAATGGACGTGGATTCTGCTGAATTCGATCTTAGTGATTGGATTTTAGATCTTTATTATGCTCTTTTGGTTTCCAAGATATTAGCTTATGTTCAGGGTTTTATGATGCTTAAGAGTGCATCTGTTAATTATTCTTGGGACTTAAATTTAGGAAAGATTTCTTTGATTTGGAGAGAGGGTTGTATAATTAAAAGCGTTTTCTTAGATAAGATTAAATTAGCTTATGATAAGAACCCGCATCTAATTAATTTACTTTTTGATGATTATTTTTTGGATATAATAAGAAATCATCAAAAATCTTTAAGGCGCATAGTTTCAAAAGCTAGTGAGATTGGAATACCTTTGCCAGCATTTTATGCAAGTCTTTCTTTTCTAGATTCTTATTCTACTAATTATTTGCCAGCCAATTTAATTCAGGCTCAAAGAGATTTTTTTGGTGCACATAGTTTTGAAAGAATTGATTCAAAGAGAGGTGAATTTTTTCATAGTACTTGGAGATAA
- a CDS encoding BAPKO_0422 family outer member beta-barrel protein, translating to MQKLMLRIILILSIWVNAFGRSSYSDRKIGFGGSIGNPIFNYIMSFPFIDLEIGYGGTNGINLSKDKLKSKIYDFNIFVLSALDLIFTIPLIEKLSIGTGIGSNIHISSPQSNFINMEIGFGFRIPIAILYDLTEQIELGLKIAPSIEFVSNAKSIAYHYFYAGLKTNIMGGIFVKYYI from the coding sequence ATGCAAAAGTTAATGCTAAGAATAATACTAATACTAAGCATATGGGTTAATGCATTTGGAAGAAGCTCATACTCAGATAGAAAAATAGGATTTGGAGGGAGCATTGGAAATCCAATATTTAATTATATTATGTCATTCCCATTTATTGATCTTGAAATAGGCTATGGGGGAACTAATGGTATCAACCTGTCAAAAGACAAACTCAAATCAAAAATATATGATTTTAATATATTTGTACTCTCAGCCTTAGATTTAATATTTACAATACCATTAATAGAAAAATTATCTATTGGAACAGGAATTGGGAGCAATATACACATATCATCTCCCCAATCAAATTTCATAAATATGGAAATAGGATTTGGATTTAGAATTCCAATAGCTATTCTTTATGATTTAACAGAACAAATAGAATTAGGACTTAAAATAGCACCTTCAATAGAATTTGTATCAAACGCAAAATCCATTGCATATCATTACTTCTATGCAGGACTTAAAACAAATATAATGGGTGGAATATTCGTCAAATATTATATTTAA
- a CDS encoding BAPKO_0422 family outer member beta-barrel protein, giving the protein MKKIILILLLINYFNISAKDSYINKKGYFGIGVLGPLSNSFQLILGKNIEIEIGIYNGLRNLFTNFNILFASLEFAVLSSNVPEQSNTIDASLGIGIYGLWWLSEWQKTHKVYDSTNIGIRISLTLNIPIIKKNFDMFLKSGPGVNIWGIGGGNPKQKWELFAGIGMRLWLA; this is encoded by the coding sequence ATGAAAAAAATAATCTTAATCCTACTACTAATAAACTATTTTAATATTTCAGCAAAGGATTCATACATAAATAAAAAAGGTTATTTTGGAATTGGAGTCCTAGGCCCATTGTCAAATTCATTTCAACTAATCTTGGGTAAAAACATAGAAATAGAAATTGGGATTTACAACGGACTAAGAAATCTATTTACCAATTTCAATATATTATTTGCTTCTCTAGAATTTGCTGTGCTCTCATCAAATGTGCCTGAACAATCTAATACGATAGACGCTTCACTAGGAATTGGCATTTATGGATTATGGTGGCTATCTGAATGGCAAAAGACCCACAAAGTCTATGATTCGACAAATATCGGCATTAGAATATCTCTCACCCTAAATATACCAATTATCAAAAAAAATTTTGACATGTTCTTAAAATCTGGACCAGGTGTCAATATTTGGGGCATCGGAGGTGGCAATCCAAAACAAAAATGGGAACTATTTGCTGGAATTGGCATGAGACTCTGGCTTGCATAA
- a CDS encoding BAPKO_0422 family outer member beta-barrel protein — protein MKKKNILALMFMLLSTSAFANPTSATRSKFGLGILLPFPIALEINIKNFDIDLGVYNGTNNIFKDWQTLFLAIDYIFYTHAFKNIDNILDFAIGGGGYGTIWFSRLGNGQANSGPMSLGARLPLILNLAITRKKFDIFLKVAPGLGLNIWSSGVGLRWEIFAGIGMRFWVA, from the coding sequence ATGAAAAAAAAGAACATTCTTGCTTTAATGTTTATGTTATTATCAACATCTGCTTTTGCAAACCCAACATCAGCAACAAGAAGCAAATTCGGCCTGGGAATCTTGCTGCCATTCCCAATTGCATTAGAAATCAACATTAAAAATTTTGACATAGACTTAGGCGTTTATAATGGAACAAATAACATTTTTAAAGATTGGCAAACCTTATTTCTTGCAATAGATTATATCTTTTACACACACGCTTTTAAGAATATAGATAACATCCTAGATTTTGCTATTGGAGGGGGTGGTTATGGAACAATATGGTTCTCAAGATTGGGCAACGGTCAAGCAAACAGTGGGCCAATGAGCTTAGGAGCAAGATTACCGCTGATTCTCAATCTTGCAATAACCAGAAAAAAATTTGATATATTTTTAAAAGTAGCACCTGGTCTTGGGTTAAATATTTGGAGCAGTGGAGTTGGGCTGAGATGGGAAATATTTGCTGGGATCGGTATGAGATTTTGGGTTGCATAA
- a CDS encoding chemotaxis protein CheW — translation MELETDVQGTLSQYLLFSLDELYAIEIKYVVEVLEYTKISKIPRTPDYMAGIINNRGKIVPIIDIRKQFGMQERKVSDDGIKKKDVDISNIIILTLVYEGDELNLGILVDYVNEVLELNSSDIDDAPKIGTGFNSRFISGIGKRNNKFIIILDIENLFDIKELSKFKNTTVSDQDDEQ, via the coding sequence ATGGAATTAGAAACCGATGTACAGGGTACATTAAGTCAGTATCTTTTGTTTAGTTTAGATGAACTTTATGCGATTGAGATTAAATATGTTGTTGAGGTATTAGAGTATACTAAAATCTCAAAAATACCAAGAACTCCTGATTATATGGCAGGAATAATCAATAATAGAGGCAAAATAGTTCCAATAATTGATATTAGAAAGCAATTTGGTATGCAAGAGCGTAAAGTTAGTGATGATGGGATTAAGAAAAAAGACGTTGATATTTCAAATATTATTATATTAACTTTGGTATATGAAGGTGATGAATTAAATCTTGGAATTTTGGTAGATTATGTTAATGAGGTTCTTGAGTTAAATTCATCTGATATTGATGATGCTCCAAAAATTGGTACGGGATTCAATTCAAGATTTATATCTGGAATTGGTAAGCGTAATAATAAATTTATTATTATTCTTGATATAGAAAATCTATTTGATATTAAAGAACTCTCCAAATTTAAAAATACTACAGTATCTGATCAAGATGATGAGCAATAG
- a CDS encoding STAS domain-containing protein, whose protein sequence is MIYNPEGELVVNSIFKVKEDLLNILKDMKEKETLVINLSNVEKIDITFIQILYASNKYAKDRNLLVKIEYPSDEVLSSLMYGGFLNDIEDIDNLDLSLSLIEF, encoded by the coding sequence ATGATTTATAACCCAGAAGGAGAACTTGTAGTAAACAGCATTTTTAAGGTTAAAGAAGATCTTTTAAATATTCTTAAGGATATGAAGGAAAAAGAGACGCTCGTCATTAATCTTTCAAATGTAGAGAAAATAGATATTACTTTTATACAAATTTTGTATGCTTCCAATAAATATGCTAAAGATAGAAACCTACTTGTAAAGATAGAATATCCATCTGATGAAGTTTTAAGTTCATTGATGTATGGTGGATTTTTAAATGATATTGAGGATATTGATAACTTGGATTTAAGCCTTAGTTTAATTGAATTTTAG
- a CDS encoding chemotaxis protein CheA encodes MNSSDMIDKFKDSFKEESIENISDIEHALLNIEFESGEEVINSIFRNFHTIKGSAGMFGFNLTASLVHEIETVLDPIKEGSDKFNQDTVDATLMAVDFIRELIEGDEAIDESAYKAREKDLIDTIKKGRGVGFNNTVLSSTNEEQTSVSNDLDSQKSVLDASLEQGKFDDEALNIETKVYRILFSPSKGILFHGHKPINFLKKLLNLGNGQVRARVRNIPDLELISPDNVYVEWEVKLETEESKSSIEDIFMFLDGQSKIVVEEVDASYEIPEAFELDFLADNLDKGVNEVFFEENQSPSESKEISNNKMSLGSVGANFNDDTAKSKVNIASIKVDSKKLDHLVNLVGELVTIQSKLAKEAESSNNNILNSISAEFSLLINELRDYTTGLRTVPIEILFVKFQRIVKDLSAQLGKSIRYYAQGGDTVLDKSIIERLNEPLVHLIRNSIDHGIESAEERIKAGKEPQGIIKLSAHQSGDSVIVIIEDDGRGLNKLKILRRAVEKNIISENVSKTLSDVDVYNLIFEPGFSTADVVTNISGRGVGMDVVRKQVESLRGSVILESEFGKYTRIKLVFPLTLAIIEGWLVRVENEYFIVPLSSVESCLEADKLISKVCVLENNNNVMNYRGSMISFIRLREFFEISDEKSDSEHVVVVNTNSGKIGIVVDEVLGQHQTVIKTLGKLYSKVEGVSGATILGDGSLALVIDIDTITKIIR; translated from the coding sequence ATGAATAGTAGTGATATGATTGATAAATTTAAAGATTCTTTTAAAGAAGAGTCTATAGAGAATATTTCAGATATTGAACACGCACTTCTTAATATTGAATTTGAATCGGGAGAAGAGGTTATCAATTCTATTTTTAGAAATTTTCATACAATAAAGGGTAGTGCTGGAATGTTTGGTTTTAATCTGACAGCTTCTCTTGTGCATGAAATAGAAACAGTTCTTGATCCTATAAAGGAAGGTTCTGATAAATTTAATCAGGATACTGTTGATGCCACTTTAATGGCAGTTGATTTTATTCGCGAACTAATTGAAGGAGATGAAGCTATTGATGAGAGCGCATATAAGGCTCGTGAAAAAGATTTAATAGATACAATCAAGAAAGGGCGTGGTGTTGGATTTAATAATACAGTTTTAAGCTCTACTAATGAAGAGCAGACAAGCGTATCTAATGATTTGGATTCTCAAAAATCTGTCTTGGATGCATCTTTAGAGCAAGGTAAATTTGATGATGAGGCTTTAAATATTGAGACTAAAGTTTATAGAATTCTTTTCTCACCCTCAAAGGGAATTTTATTTCATGGGCACAAACCAATCAATTTTTTAAAGAAATTATTAAATTTAGGAAATGGGCAAGTTAGGGCTAGAGTAAGAAATATTCCTGATTTGGAATTAATATCTCCTGATAATGTTTATGTTGAGTGGGAAGTCAAATTAGAGACAGAAGAGAGTAAAAGTTCTATAGAAGATATTTTTATGTTCTTGGATGGGCAGTCAAAAATTGTTGTTGAAGAAGTTGATGCATCTTATGAAATACCTGAGGCTTTTGAACTTGATTTCTTAGCAGATAATTTAGATAAAGGTGTTAATGAAGTCTTTTTTGAAGAAAATCAAAGTCCATCTGAATCAAAAGAGATATCTAATAATAAGATGTCTTTGGGTAGTGTTGGAGCTAATTTTAATGATGATACTGCTAAGAGTAAAGTAAATATTGCAAGTATTAAGGTTGATTCAAAGAAATTAGATCATTTAGTAAATCTTGTTGGTGAGCTTGTTACAATTCAATCTAAGCTTGCAAAGGAAGCTGAGAGTAGTAATAATAATATTTTAAATTCAATTTCAGCTGAATTTTCTTTGCTTATTAATGAGCTTAGAGATTATACTACAGGACTTAGAACAGTTCCTATTGAGATTTTATTTGTGAAATTTCAAAGAATAGTTAAGGATTTATCTGCTCAGCTTGGCAAATCAATTCGTTATTATGCACAAGGTGGGGATACTGTTCTTGATAAGAGTATTATTGAAAGGTTAAATGAACCTTTAGTGCATTTAATAAGGAATTCAATTGACCATGGAATTGAATCAGCTGAGGAGAGAATAAAGGCAGGAAAGGAGCCCCAAGGTATCATTAAGCTTTCTGCACATCAATCAGGTGATTCTGTGATTGTTATTATTGAAGATGATGGTAGAGGGCTTAATAAGCTTAAGATACTTAGGAGAGCTGTAGAGAAAAATATCATATCTGAGAATGTTTCAAAAACTTTATCAGATGTGGATGTTTATAATTTAATTTTTGAACCTGGATTTTCAACAGCTGATGTTGTTACAAATATATCAGGGCGTGGCGTTGGAATGGATGTTGTTAGAAAACAGGTGGAGTCTCTTAGAGGAAGTGTGATTCTTGAGAGTGAATTTGGTAAATATACTCGCATAAAGTTGGTTTTCCCTTTGACTTTGGCAATTATTGAAGGGTGGCTTGTTAGAGTAGAGAATGAGTATTTTATTGTGCCTCTCTCTAGTGTTGAGTCTTGTCTTGAGGCTGACAAATTGATTTCTAAAGTATGTGTTCTTGAAAATAATAATAATGTTATGAATTATAGAGGGAGTATGATTAGCTTTATACGCCTTAGAGAGTTTTTTGAAATATCTGATGAAAAAAGTGATAGTGAGCATGTTGTTGTTGTTAATACAAATAGTGGTAAAATAGGAATTGTAGTAGATGAGGTATTAGGACAGCATCAGACCGTTATAAAGACTTTAGGTAAACTTTATTCTAAAGTGGAAGGAGTTTCTGGGGCTACAATACTTGGAGATGGTAGCCTAGCGTTAGTAATTGATATTGATACAATAACTAAGATTATAAGGTAG
- a CDS encoding CheB methylesterase domain-containing protein → MKILVIDIQGLIRQVFVRAFAKDMDIEVLNPGSNSLNLINIFLQKFPDLVIIVENTAKSHFGLALNNVLNNISLPVVFIAEDEVYPKFGFLEPKKDKIKLIINKLNFKLTVNLFRSDYLNLIKSEIKKLADNKFIASCETKRIKAPDFFAKSESEKSEGDIVGITKSYKVSDVINVAPKNDPDVVLRYQGVINKNKTGKVIFVGSSTGGTEALRVFLKSFKKDSPPIVIVQHMPGGFTTSFAKSLNNELEVDVKEAEDGDILRPGLVIIANGNYHLIVKYASGSYFVNLLDGPLVSRHKPSVNVLFRSAAMYAGENAIGVMLTGMGDDGACCMLEMKRSGAYNIAQDQVTSVVFGMPMEAIKIGAVDKVLPLNKISEYILRRS, encoded by the coding sequence ATGAAAATATTGGTAATTGATATTCAGGGTCTTATAAGACAGGTTTTTGTTAGGGCTTTTGCTAAGGATATGGATATTGAGGTATTAAATCCAGGTTCTAATTCTTTAAACCTTATTAATATTTTTTTACAAAAATTTCCTGATTTGGTTATTATTGTCGAGAATACGGCCAAGTCGCATTTTGGACTTGCGCTTAATAATGTTCTTAATAATATTTCACTTCCTGTTGTATTTATAGCAGAAGATGAAGTTTATCCAAAGTTTGGATTTCTTGAGCCTAAGAAAGATAAAATTAAATTAATAATAAATAAACTTAACTTTAAACTTACAGTTAATTTATTTAGAAGTGATTATTTGAATTTAATAAAATCTGAGATCAAAAAACTAGCTGATAATAAATTTATTGCTTCTTGTGAGACTAAAAGGATAAAAGCTCCTGATTTTTTTGCTAAATCTGAGAGTGAAAAATCTGAGGGTGATATTGTTGGTATAACAAAGAGCTATAAGGTTTCAGATGTTATTAATGTTGCGCCCAAAAATGATCCAGACGTTGTTCTAAGATACCAAGGTGTTATTAATAAAAATAAAACTGGGAAAGTTATTTTTGTTGGTTCTTCAACCGGTGGTACTGAGGCTTTAAGAGTTTTTTTAAAGTCTTTTAAGAAAGACTCCCCTCCAATTGTTATCGTTCAACATATGCCAGGGGGATTTACAACATCTTTTGCTAAAAGTTTGAATAATGAACTTGAAGTTGATGTAAAAGAGGCTGAAGATGGAGATATTTTAAGGCCCGGTCTTGTAATAATTGCAAATGGTAATTATCATTTAATTGTGAAATATGCTAGTGGGAGTTATTTTGTTAATCTGTTAGATGGTCCTTTAGTTAGCAGACATAAGCCTTCTGTTAATGTGTTGTTCCGTTCTGCTGCTATGTATGCCGGGGAAAATGCTATTGGAGTTATGCTTACGGGAATGGGGGATGATGGTGCTTGTTGCATGCTTGAGATGAAGAGAAGTGGTGCATATAACATTGCTCAAGATCAAGTAACATCTGTAGTATTTGGTATGCCTATGGAGGCAATAAAAATAGGTGCTGTAGATAAGGTCCTTCCTTTAAATAAAATATCTGAATATATTTTAAGGAGATCTTAA
- a CDS encoding response regulator, which yields MQKRILVIDDNRAIRQSVAYILEQNGFGVSEAQDGLEGVSKFKEAVGQSDKDFDLIITDINMPNLDGIGVIKEIREFGSFIPILVLTTESEQSKVDEGRKAGATGWLVKPFNPDTLMQTISKIF from the coding sequence ATGCAAAAAAGGATTTTGGTTATAGATGATAATAGAGCTATTAGGCAGAGCGTTGCTTACATTTTAGAGCAAAATGGTTTTGGGGTTTCTGAGGCTCAAGATGGACTTGAGGGTGTATCTAAGTTTAAAGAAGCTGTTGGACAGAGTGATAAAGATTTTGATTTGATTATTACAGATATCAATATGCCTAATCTGGATGGAATAGGGGTGATTAAAGAGATAAGAGAGTTTGGAAGTTTTATACCAATACTTGTTTTAACCACTGAATCTGAGCAGTCAAAAGTTGATGAGGGGCGTAAAGCTGGTGCTACCGGTTGGCTTGTTAAACCTTTTAATCCTGATACTCTTATGCAAACAATATCAAAGATATTTTAG